The following are encoded together in the Robertmurraya sp. FSL R5-0851 genome:
- a CDS encoding spore coat protein CotJB: MKQLPERYYQLMEEIQAADFVLVELTLYLDTHQTDQQAMQQFNQFAQYSKQLKQQFEAEFGPLLQYGNSYTDANWSWGTSPWPWQV; the protein is encoded by the coding sequence GTGAAGCAGTTGCCTGAAAGATACTACCAATTAATGGAGGAAATTCAAGCCGCCGACTTTGTTCTAGTAGAACTCACGTTATACCTTGATACTCATCAAACCGATCAACAAGCGATGCAGCAATTTAATCAATTCGCACAATACAGTAAACAGCTTAAACAACAGTTTGAAGCAGAGTTCGGTCCACTACTTCAATATGGAAATAGTTATACTGATGCAAATTGGAGTTGGGGAACATCTCCTTGGCCGTGGCAGGTGTAG
- the cotJC gene encoding spore coat protein CotJC, with product MWIYEKKLQYPVKVTTCNPTLAKFLIEQYGGADGELAAALRYLNQRYTIPDKVVGLLTDIGTEEFAHLEMIATMIYKLTKDATPEQLKAAGISDHYANHDSAIFYHNAAGVPFTASYIQAKGDPIADLYEDIAAEEKARATYQWIIDMSDDPDLNDSLRFLREREVIHSQRFREAVELLKEERDRKKIF from the coding sequence ATGTGGATTTACGAAAAGAAACTGCAATATCCGGTAAAAGTAACAACCTGTAATCCAACCTTAGCAAAATTCTTGATCGAACAATATGGTGGAGCAGATGGGGAATTGGCTGCTGCGTTAAGATACTTAAACCAAAGATATACCATTCCAGATAAAGTGGTTGGTCTGTTAACAGACATAGGAACAGAGGAATTTGCCCACTTAGAAATGATTGCAACGATGATTTATAAGTTAACAAAGGATGCGACACCCGAGCAATTAAAGGCTGCCGGTATATCAGATCATTACGCCAATCATGATTCGGCTATCTTTTATCATAATGCTGCTGGGGTTCCTTTTACTGCTTCGTATATTCAAGCAAAGGGTGATCCTATTGCCGATCTCTACGAGGATATCGCAGCAGAAGAAAAGGCAAGAGCTACGTATCAATGGATTATAGATATGTCAGATGATCCTGATTTAAATGATTCACTCCGCTTTTTAAGGGAAAGGGAGGTCATTCATTCGCAAAGATTTCGTGAGGCTGTTGAGCTATTGAAGGAAGAAAGAGATCGAAAAAAGATATTTTAA
- the hutH gene encoding histidine ammonia-lyase — protein MKVVLTGQSLTLAQVKDVCYGFATVEIEEASMRKVEESRYSVEEIVSRKKTIYGITTGFGKFSDVMIAETDVNDLQLNLIRSHACGVGDPFPEIVSRAMVLLRLNALLKGFSGVRVEIIKQLQTLLNERIHPVVPQQGSLGASGDLAPLSHLALVLIGEGQVHFEGGIYEANLVLKEKGIQPISLKAKEGLALINGTQAMTAQGVINWIESMRLFYQSEMIAAMTFEGLEGIIDAFHPAIHEARGYVQQTEVAARMCELLKESKLITNQGEKRVQDAYSLRCIPQVHGATLQALDYVKEKLEIEMNAATDNPLIFNGGQMVISGGNFHGQPIAFAMDFMKIAMAELANISERRIERLVNPGLNDLPPFLSPQPGLQSGAMIMQYCAASLVSENKTLAHPASVDSIPSSANQEDHVSMGTIASRHAYMIIQNVRRVLAIECICALQAVQYRGIEKMAPVTLAFYKEVRKIVPSIDSDRVYSKDIEEMAAWLKKRDIR, from the coding sequence ATGAAGGTTGTGTTAACAGGTCAATCCTTAACGCTTGCGCAAGTAAAGGATGTTTGCTATGGCTTTGCGACGGTAGAGATAGAAGAAGCAAGTATGAGGAAAGTTGAGGAATCTCGATACTCTGTCGAGGAAATTGTATCAAGAAAGAAAACGATCTATGGAATTACTACCGGCTTTGGGAAATTTAGTGATGTCATGATTGCGGAAACAGATGTGAATGATTTGCAGTTAAATTTAATCCGCTCTCACGCATGTGGAGTGGGTGATCCATTTCCAGAAATTGTCTCACGTGCAATGGTGCTCCTCCGTCTAAATGCTCTTCTCAAAGGATTTTCAGGAGTAAGGGTAGAGATCATTAAACAGCTTCAAACCCTATTAAATGAGCGAATCCATCCGGTTGTACCCCAGCAAGGCTCGTTGGGCGCATCAGGAGACCTAGCTCCTTTATCACATTTAGCACTCGTACTTATTGGTGAAGGACAAGTGCATTTTGAAGGTGGAATATATGAAGCGAACCTCGTTCTAAAAGAAAAAGGAATTCAACCTATTTCTTTAAAGGCAAAGGAGGGTTTGGCCTTAATTAATGGAACACAAGCAATGACAGCGCAGGGCGTTATTAATTGGATTGAATCAATGAGATTGTTTTACCAAAGTGAAATGATTGCAGCTATGACGTTTGAAGGTTTAGAAGGAATCATTGATGCCTTTCATCCAGCTATTCATGAGGCTCGTGGATATGTGCAACAAACAGAAGTTGCTGCAAGAATGTGTGAGCTACTTAAAGAAAGTAAGCTTATCACAAATCAAGGTGAAAAGAGAGTTCAAGATGCGTATTCTTTACGATGCATTCCTCAGGTACATGGTGCGACGTTACAAGCGCTTGATTATGTAAAGGAAAAGCTCGAAATTGAAATGAATGCAGCAACCGATAACCCGCTAATCTTTAATGGTGGTCAGATGGTCATATCAGGTGGGAATTTCCACGGTCAACCAATCGCGTTTGCTATGGATTTTATGAAAATTGCCATGGCTGAACTCGCTAATATTTCAGAGCGTCGAATTGAACGGCTCGTAAACCCGGGATTAAATGACCTTCCACCGTTTTTAAGTCCTCAACCTGGATTACAGTCTGGAGCAATGATTATGCAGTATTGTGCAGCTTCCCTCGTTTCTGAAAACAAAACTCTAGCCCATCCAGCAAGTGTAGACTCTATACCATCCTCTGCCAATCAAGAAGACCACGTAAGTATGGGAACTATCGCTTCAAGGCACGCTTATATGATTATTCAAAATGTGCGACGTGTCCTAGCCATTGAATGCATATGTGCCCTTCAGGCCGTTCAATACAGAGGGATT